One Aegilops tauschii subsp. strangulata cultivar AL8/78 chromosome 7, Aet v6.0, whole genome shotgun sequence genomic window carries:
- the LOC109732936 gene encoding wall-associated receptor kinase 2 isoform X1, which translates to MTHIINYNMHPDQIDQYVYDISWSLPTGQKLLLLVAATLVLHHSTTTYGAASSGSISMARPGCPDKCGNISIPYPFGTGKGCFQEPFNVTCNGTGVYLGSNGLRVLDISLTLGEVRVQNPHIASRCNFSNGSNSTSGLDVLTLDPFHTVSNTKNKLTSIGCGGLAMVVGQAKGKNQLEYLTADSCISSCMDVSSIGNGTECSGMGCCQAPVSGNINAFLAQSIPVSAIYNSTIQSFSPCTYSFVAEDDWFKFDRSYINSTNFGRKYTDGVPLVLDWVVGNGSCSETSKMGSQYACQAMNSECIDVSNGPGYRCNCSQGYEGNPYLQGGCKDINECEPPNQSLYPCKGNCRNTVGSYTCSCSSGFRSDDPKSIPCVQADPNKALKVALGTSAGVVFLMVCMFALRAEYQKRKLVKEKERFFDQNGGQILYHQIMSKQVDTLMIFTQEDLKKATNDFDESREVGRGGHGTVYKGVLKDGRVIAVKRSKIMNVAETDEFVQEIIILSQTNHRNVVRLLGCCLEVEVPILVYEFIPNGTLFEFIHRNRGTPPPSLDTRLRVAQESAEALAYLHLSMNRPIVHGDVKSMNILLDENYMAKVTDFGASRTLPKNEVQFMTLVQGTLGYLDPEYLQERQLTEKSDVYSFGIVLLELITGKTAIYHDGPKEGKSLASSFLLAMKEESLDGILDASILSAGMETLLREVAELARMCLSTRGEERPSMTQVADKLKALRSTWREKLLLTHGETDRLVSSPAALAFHDPPSSIMFSTGPRMSGIGIETPR; encoded by the exons ATGACCCATATCATTAATTATAACATGCATCCAGACCAGATAGATCAGTATGTATATGACATCTCTTGGTCATTGCCTACAGGTCAGAAGCTCTTACTACTTGTTGCCGCCACCCTAGTGCTACATCATAGTACTACCACTTATGGAGCTGCGTCCTCTGGGAGCATCAGCATGGCACGGCCTGGCTGCCCAGATAAGTGTGGCAACATCAGCATCCCGTACCCATTTGGCACCGGAAAAGGCTGCTTCCAAGAACCCTTTAATGTCACGTGCAATGGGACCGGGGTATATCTGGGCTCAAACGGACTTAGGGTACTGGACATCAGTCTTACCTTGGGTGAGGTTCGTGTTCAGAATCCACATATAGCATCACGATGCAACTTCAGCAATGGCAGCAATAGCACCAGTGGTTTGGACGTCTTAACTCTTGATCCTTTTCATACGGTTTCCAACACCAAGAACAAGTTGACATCAATCGGCTGTGGTGGACTTGCAATGGTTGTGGGACAAGCCAAGGGCAAGAACCAGCTTGAGTACCTCACCGCTGACTCATGCATTTCATCCTGCATGGACGTAAGCAGCATCGGTAATGGCACAGAGTGCTCTGGCATGGGTTGCTGCCAGGCCCCTGTTTCAGGAAACATCAACGCCTTCCTCGCCCAATCCATACCAGTATCAGCTATATACAACTCTACCATTCAGTCTTTCAGCCCATGCACCTACTCATTCGTTGCTGAGGATGATTGGTTCAAATTTGATCGTTCTTATATCAACTCTACAAATTTTGGACGTAAATATACAGATGGTGTTCCTTTGGTACTCGATTGGGTTGTTGGTAATGGAAGTTGTTCTGAAACCAGCAAGATGGGTTCACAGTATGCCTGCCAAGCCATGAACAGCGAGTGCATTGATGTGTCCAATGGCCCCGGTTACCGCTGCAACTGCTCTCAAGGTTATGAAGGCAATCCCTACTTACAAGGAGGGTGCAAAG ACATCAATGAGTGCGAACCTCCAAACCAGTCCTTGTATCCTTGCAAAGGTAATTGCAGAAACACCGTTGGGAGCTACACCTGTTCATGCTCATCAGGATTTAGGAGCGATGATCCAAAGAGCATACCCTGCGTTCAAGCTGACCCAAACAAAGCTCTGAAGGTGGCCTTAG GCACATCCGCCGGTGTCGTCTTCCTCATGGTTTGCATGTTTGCTCTACGGGCTGAATATCAGAAAAGGAAGCTGGTGAAAGAGAAGGAAAGATTCTTTGATCAGAATGGTGGTCAGATATTATACCATCAAATTATGTCAAAACAGGTCGATACATTGATGATATTCACTCAGGAAGATCTAAAGAAGGCTACAAATGATTTTGATGAGAGCAGAGAAGTGGGCAGGGGCGGTCATGGCACTGTGTACAAGGGTGTTCTTAAGGATGGAAGAGTAATAGCCGTGAAGCGCTCCAAGATCATGAATGTGGCTGAAACTGATGAATTTGTGCAGGAGATTATCATACTTTCACAGACCAACCACCGGAATGTGGTCAGGCTTCTAGGGTGCTGCTTAGAGGTGGAAGTCCCCATACTAGTCTATGAATTCATCCCGAATGGCACTCTTTTTGAGTTCATCCATCGTAACCGTGGGACTCCACCTCCCTCGCTGGACACCCGGCTCAGGGTCGCTCAAGAATCTGCTGAAGCACTCGCATATCTGCATCTGTCCATGAACCGCCCCATAGTGCACGGAGATGTCAAGTCCATGAACATTCTCTTGGACGAAAACTACATGGCGAAGGTGACTGACTTTGGGGCATCAAGGACACTCCCCAAGAATGAGGTTCAGTTCATGACATTGGTGCAGGGGACCCTGGGTTACCTGGATCCCGAGTACCTGCAGGAACGGCAGCTCACGGAGAAGAGCGACGTTTACAGCTTCGGTATTGTGCTGCTGGAGCTGATCACGGGGAAGACGGCGATCTACCACGACGGCCCCAAGGAAGGCAAGAGCCTCGCGTCGTCCTTCCTGCTCGCGATGAAggaggagagcctcgatggcatcCTGGACGCGAGCATACTAAGCGCCGGGATGGAGACGCTGCTGAGAGAAGTCGCCGAGCTTGCGAGGATGTGCTTGAGCACCAGGGGGGAAGAGAGGCCTTCCATGACCCAGGTTGCTGACAAGCTGAAGGCTCTGCGAAGCACCTGGAGGGAGAAATTGCTGCTGACGCACGGCGAGACTGACCGTTTGGTATCGTCACCTGCAGCTTTGGCGTTTCATGATCCTCCGTCATCGATCATGTTCTCGACTGGTCCCCGCATGTCTGGAATAGGTATAGAGACACCCAGATGA
- the LOC109732936 gene encoding wall-associated receptor kinase 2 isoform X2 codes for MARPGCPDKCGNISIPYPFGTGKGCFQEPFNVTCNGTGVYLGSNGLRVLDISLTLGEVRVQNPHIASRCNFSNGSNSTSGLDVLTLDPFHTVSNTKNKLTSIGCGGLAMVVGQAKGKNQLEYLTADSCISSCMDVSSIGNGTECSGMGCCQAPVSGNINAFLAQSIPVSAIYNSTIQSFSPCTYSFVAEDDWFKFDRSYINSTNFGRKYTDGVPLVLDWVVGNGSCSETSKMGSQYACQAMNSECIDVSNGPGYRCNCSQGYEGNPYLQGGCKDINECEPPNQSLYPCKGNCRNTVGSYTCSCSSGFRSDDPKSIPCVQADPNKALKVALGTSAGVVFLMVCMFALRAEYQKRKLVKEKERFFDQNGGQILYHQIMSKQVDTLMIFTQEDLKKATNDFDESREVGRGGHGTVYKGVLKDGRVIAVKRSKIMNVAETDEFVQEIIILSQTNHRNVVRLLGCCLEVEVPILVYEFIPNGTLFEFIHRNRGTPPPSLDTRLRVAQESAEALAYLHLSMNRPIVHGDVKSMNILLDENYMAKVTDFGASRTLPKNEVQFMTLVQGTLGYLDPEYLQERQLTEKSDVYSFGIVLLELITGKTAIYHDGPKEGKSLASSFLLAMKEESLDGILDASILSAGMETLLREVAELARMCLSTRGEERPSMTQVADKLKALRSTWREKLLLTHGETDRLVSSPAALAFHDPPSSIMFSTGPRMSGIGIETPR; via the exons ATGGCACGGCCTGGCTGCCCAGATAAGTGTGGCAACATCAGCATCCCGTACCCATTTGGCACCGGAAAAGGCTGCTTCCAAGAACCCTTTAATGTCACGTGCAATGGGACCGGGGTATATCTGGGCTCAAACGGACTTAGGGTACTGGACATCAGTCTTACCTTGGGTGAGGTTCGTGTTCAGAATCCACATATAGCATCACGATGCAACTTCAGCAATGGCAGCAATAGCACCAGTGGTTTGGACGTCTTAACTCTTGATCCTTTTCATACGGTTTCCAACACCAAGAACAAGTTGACATCAATCGGCTGTGGTGGACTTGCAATGGTTGTGGGACAAGCCAAGGGCAAGAACCAGCTTGAGTACCTCACCGCTGACTCATGCATTTCATCCTGCATGGACGTAAGCAGCATCGGTAATGGCACAGAGTGCTCTGGCATGGGTTGCTGCCAGGCCCCTGTTTCAGGAAACATCAACGCCTTCCTCGCCCAATCCATACCAGTATCAGCTATATACAACTCTACCATTCAGTCTTTCAGCCCATGCACCTACTCATTCGTTGCTGAGGATGATTGGTTCAAATTTGATCGTTCTTATATCAACTCTACAAATTTTGGACGTAAATATACAGATGGTGTTCCTTTGGTACTCGATTGGGTTGTTGGTAATGGAAGTTGTTCTGAAACCAGCAAGATGGGTTCACAGTATGCCTGCCAAGCCATGAACAGCGAGTGCATTGATGTGTCCAATGGCCCCGGTTACCGCTGCAACTGCTCTCAAGGTTATGAAGGCAATCCCTACTTACAAGGAGGGTGCAAAG ACATCAATGAGTGCGAACCTCCAAACCAGTCCTTGTATCCTTGCAAAGGTAATTGCAGAAACACCGTTGGGAGCTACACCTGTTCATGCTCATCAGGATTTAGGAGCGATGATCCAAAGAGCATACCCTGCGTTCAAGCTGACCCAAACAAAGCTCTGAAGGTGGCCTTAG GCACATCCGCCGGTGTCGTCTTCCTCATGGTTTGCATGTTTGCTCTACGGGCTGAATATCAGAAAAGGAAGCTGGTGAAAGAGAAGGAAAGATTCTTTGATCAGAATGGTGGTCAGATATTATACCATCAAATTATGTCAAAACAGGTCGATACATTGATGATATTCACTCAGGAAGATCTAAAGAAGGCTACAAATGATTTTGATGAGAGCAGAGAAGTGGGCAGGGGCGGTCATGGCACTGTGTACAAGGGTGTTCTTAAGGATGGAAGAGTAATAGCCGTGAAGCGCTCCAAGATCATGAATGTGGCTGAAACTGATGAATTTGTGCAGGAGATTATCATACTTTCACAGACCAACCACCGGAATGTGGTCAGGCTTCTAGGGTGCTGCTTAGAGGTGGAAGTCCCCATACTAGTCTATGAATTCATCCCGAATGGCACTCTTTTTGAGTTCATCCATCGTAACCGTGGGACTCCACCTCCCTCGCTGGACACCCGGCTCAGGGTCGCTCAAGAATCTGCTGAAGCACTCGCATATCTGCATCTGTCCATGAACCGCCCCATAGTGCACGGAGATGTCAAGTCCATGAACATTCTCTTGGACGAAAACTACATGGCGAAGGTGACTGACTTTGGGGCATCAAGGACACTCCCCAAGAATGAGGTTCAGTTCATGACATTGGTGCAGGGGACCCTGGGTTACCTGGATCCCGAGTACCTGCAGGAACGGCAGCTCACGGAGAAGAGCGACGTTTACAGCTTCGGTATTGTGCTGCTGGAGCTGATCACGGGGAAGACGGCGATCTACCACGACGGCCCCAAGGAAGGCAAGAGCCTCGCGTCGTCCTTCCTGCTCGCGATGAAggaggagagcctcgatggcatcCTGGACGCGAGCATACTAAGCGCCGGGATGGAGACGCTGCTGAGAGAAGTCGCCGAGCTTGCGAGGATGTGCTTGAGCACCAGGGGGGAAGAGAGGCCTTCCATGACCCAGGTTGCTGACAAGCTGAAGGCTCTGCGAAGCACCTGGAGGGAGAAATTGCTGCTGACGCACGGCGAGACTGACCGTTTGGTATCGTCACCTGCAGCTTTGGCGTTTCATGATCCTCCGTCATCGATCATGTTCTCGACTGGTCCCCGCATGTCTGGAATAGGTATAGAGACACCCAGATGA